CGCCGCACAACGATATCGTGCCCGAGGGTGAGTTTCGGGCGATGGCGCCGGAAAGCGTTTCGATTCATGCCGCCCGCGTCCCGCTGGGCTGGCGCAGCGGGTCAGAGCCGCCTCCGATCGGCCTTGACGCAGTCCGCGCCTTCGCCGAGCCACCGCACGTCGATGAGGCCGCCGAACTACTTGCAGCTGCTCCGTTGAGCGTGATCGCCTACGCTTTCACAAGCAGCAGCTATCTCGTTGGCCCAGATGGCGACGCGTCGCTGAAAAGGCGCTTGGAGACGCGAACGCACGGCATCCCTGTGGTCATCCCGTGTCCGTCAGTCGCATTGGCGCTACGTGCGCTCCAGGTGCGGCGGCTAGCGTTGATCCATCCGCCGTGGTTCCCGGCGGAACTCGACCAGTTGGGAGCCGACTACTTTCGGAGAGCGGGCCTCGAGGTCGTTTACAGTACCGCTGCAGCAGGCTTATCACGGGACCAGCTGAGTGTGCAGCCGGTCCACGTGTACGAATGGGTATACACGCACGTGCCGGATACGGCCGAGGTGGTATTCATTGGCGGGGGAGGGTTGCGCGCGATCGGCGCGATCCAGGCTCTCGAAGAAGCCCTCGGGCGCCCGGTTCTCACGGCGAACCAAGTCCTCTCCTGGCATGCTCTGCGCTTGGCCCGCGTTGATGAGCCTATCGTGCGCTACGGTCAGATCTTTGGATGTCAGTTGCCGGAGGGCGCCTAACCACGGCATGCAGCCGACGGCGCTCCGCGCCGCGGCTGATACCCGGCGTTCGGCAGACGAGAGATGGAAACAATGACGATCGTGGGAATCGACCATGTTCAGCTCGCGATGCCGAGCGGCCGCGAGGAGGAGGCGAGGAAGTTTCACTCTGGGCTCTTGGGCATCCCCGAGAGGACCAAGCCTGAAGAACTTGCCAAACGCGGTGGGGTCTGGTTCGAGGGCGACGCAGTGAAGATCCATCTTGGCGTGGAGGCAGACTGTCGTCCTGCGCGGAAGGCGCACCCGGCCCTGCTCGTGCGCGACCTTG
This genomic window from Candidatus Rokuibacteriota bacterium contains:
- a CDS encoding VOC family protein translates to MTIVGIDHVQLAMPSGREEEARKFHSGLLGIPERTKPEELAKRGGVWFEGDAVKIHLGVEADCRPARKAHPALLVRDLGLLVERLRQAGVDVLDDTLEGYDRVYVADPFGNRLELMEPLG
- a CDS encoding maleate cis-trans isomerase, which produces MWQPDGWGSRGRVGLLTPHNDIVPEGEFRAMAPESVSIHAARVPLGWRSGSEPPPIGLDAVRAFAEPPHVDEAAELLAAAPLSVIAYAFTSSSYLVGPDGDASLKRRLETRTHGIPVVIPCPSVALALRALQVRRLALIHPPWFPAELDQLGADYFRRAGLEVVYSTAAAGLSRDQLSVQPVHVYEWVYTHVPDTAEVVFIGGGGLRAIGAIQALEEALGRPVLTANQVLSWHALRLARVDEPIVRYGQIFGCQLPEGA